Proteins from one Corynebacterium epidermidicanis genomic window:
- a CDS encoding (2Fe-2S)-binding protein encodes MADTFSHVVAAYPRWAAAVGPAAGGSIPFSVGSVRSKFALDSRRAEGELWFYSFLGSIFGPFAVAAVEFEQVPSLALSDDNLVLHSDAYWINWQAPGFSDFSQEAVVAAGRDAGVFFGGVIAEVAAEFGARPAPLWALVRDGAVQASLDAGNVAWDVERGVQVARWLLTGLDVAVAGEVLPGLRAVIDGEFSPVITEGQLEAAAADDAVVFAPRASCCQIYRQEGSAECTSCPRRDAGSRDAALLRYAQSLREL; translated from the coding sequence ATGGCTGATACTTTTTCGCATGTCGTTGCGGCGTATCCCCGGTGGGCTGCGGCTGTCGGACCCGCTGCAGGCGGGTCTATTCCGTTTTCGGTGGGCTCTGTGCGTTCCAAGTTTGCTCTTGATTCGCGCCGGGCAGAGGGCGAGCTGTGGTTTTATAGCTTCTTGGGATCAATCTTTGGGCCTTTTGCGGTCGCCGCTGTCGAGTTTGAGCAGGTCCCATCGTTGGCGCTGAGCGACGACAACTTGGTCCTGCATTCCGATGCTTATTGGATTAATTGGCAAGCTCCTGGGTTTTCGGATTTTTCGCAGGAAGCCGTCGTGGCGGCCGGTCGAGATGCGGGGGTGTTCTTCGGCGGTGTTATCGCTGAGGTGGCGGCGGAATTTGGTGCGCGACCAGCACCGTTGTGGGCTTTGGTGCGTGATGGGGCGGTACAGGCTTCGTTGGATGCGGGGAATGTGGCCTGGGATGTGGAGCGCGGCGTCCAGGTAGCTCGGTGGCTACTTACTGGCTTGGATGTGGCTGTGGCTGGCGAGGTCTTGCCCGGGCTGCGGGCCGTGATTGACGGCGAGTTTTCTCCGGTGATTACCGAAGGTCAGTTGGAGGCCGCGGCTGCGGATGATGCGGTAGTGTTCGCGCCTCGCGCTTCTTGTTGTCAGATTTATCGTCAGGAGGGTTCTGCCGAATGCACGTCGTGCCCGCGTCGTGATGCGGGCTCGCGTGATGCGGCGTTGCTGAGGTACGCGCAAAGCTTGCGCGAGCTGTAG
- a CDS encoding ABC transporter ATP-binding protein, whose protein sequence is MRSLRLHDLWQIVKQFPLAAVAATIATIGVVAFESLIPLLTGNAVDVATGSSVGGASARLLPSLNPLTAILVVLVATALARFAMQFLRRYTAGLLSINVQHELRLRVLDTLQRLDGPGQDRIRVGQIVSRSISDINMVQGLVAMLPLAVGHLLKLVLTIAIMLWLSPKLALVALAALPIIMWGAVSSRKPLFAATWSAQQEAANIATHVEETVTGVRVVKAFAQEDRETDRMEDLGRSLYAQRMRAARMTARFQPMLDQLPQLALVVNVALGGWLALQGVISIGTFVAFSAYLSSLTGVARMLSGMVLRINMAASSVARVFEVLDLRPDIAEPTNPRTLPGGPIGLALDSVTFSDQGRRVLNDLTFRAKPGETLALVGPPGSGKTMAVQLLGKFYEPETGTISLTSGSESIDYREVTKAELRRAVITVFDEAFLFSASIRENITMGGEYSQAELEAVARAAQAHEFITDLPGGYEEVVGERGLTLSGGQRQRIALARALLARPRVLILDDATSAIDATTEARIYDALRRDFTDVTIIAVAHRHSTLELADQIALLEGGHVTAFGTLAHMRSNARFSHLMDLNFQETTVEGLPFDDGEEPPFVQLWPEQSSHVEGEVPAMSAATMRSVASATGPGGGGNRGGGPGGMMASLPATPELLADVAKLPPALEQPRIDAHHARTDRSPFRLRPLFRQVRWLILATMACLCAGVAADLAFPTLVRHAIDKGVIAHDATQLWIVAGIGAFVVFASWGVAVAQTILTARTGERLLFSLRLRSYAHLNRLSMDYFERTMSGRIMTRMTTDIDALSSFLQTGLAQAIVSLSTLIGITAMLLATDATLALVALSSLPILIIATAVFRHISSRLYTLSREQISTVNALFQENISGVRIAQTHGMQAHSRRIFAGFAEQYRVSRIQSQTAVAIYFPGINMLSELASAAVLGVGAHQVLRGEISPGILVAFIMYMGLLFGPIQQLSQLFDGYQQAQVGFTRIRELLETQPTVVDKGTQGGAHEAAGGTIDLDRVTFAYGPDQAPVTEDFSLTIAPGTTLALVGATGAGKSTTIKLLARFYDPIKGEVRARGTDLRSFLLQEWRAAVGQVPQEAHLFSGTIAENIAYGRPEATEAEITDAARRVGALTAIAAIPGGFKHEVGERGRGLSSGQRQLIALARAEMIEPRLMLLDEATATLDPATEATILNAADRLTSSRTSVIVAHRLATAARADRILVIDKGRIIEDGTHASLLNSGGRYAEMWNAHT, encoded by the coding sequence GTGCGCTCGCTTCGACTCCACGATCTGTGGCAGATCGTCAAACAATTCCCACTAGCTGCCGTCGCGGCCACGATTGCCACCATCGGGGTCGTTGCCTTTGAGTCGTTGATTCCGCTGCTGACAGGCAACGCCGTGGATGTGGCAACGGGATCTTCGGTCGGCGGGGCGTCGGCAAGGCTGCTGCCCAGCCTAAACCCCCTCACGGCCATCTTGGTGGTCCTGGTGGCCACCGCGCTGGCGCGATTCGCCATGCAGTTTCTGCGTCGCTATACCGCGGGTTTGCTGTCCATCAACGTGCAGCACGAGCTGCGGCTGCGGGTGTTGGACACTCTCCAGCGTCTCGACGGCCCAGGCCAGGACCGCATTCGGGTGGGGCAAATCGTCAGCCGATCCATCTCGGACATCAACATGGTCCAAGGCTTGGTGGCGATGCTGCCACTCGCCGTCGGGCACCTGTTGAAACTCGTACTCACCATAGCGATCATGCTGTGGCTGTCTCCCAAGCTCGCGCTGGTCGCGCTAGCTGCCCTCCCCATCATCATGTGGGGTGCAGTCAGCAGCCGGAAACCTCTGTTCGCTGCCACCTGGTCTGCGCAGCAGGAAGCAGCCAACATAGCCACTCACGTAGAAGAAACCGTGACCGGGGTGCGAGTGGTGAAGGCCTTTGCACAAGAAGACCGCGAAACCGACCGGATGGAAGATCTCGGTCGATCCCTCTATGCGCAGCGTATGCGTGCCGCCAGGATGACCGCTCGGTTCCAGCCGATGCTCGATCAGCTGCCACAGCTGGCCTTGGTAGTCAACGTTGCTCTAGGTGGTTGGCTGGCGCTCCAAGGTGTGATTTCAATTGGCACCTTCGTGGCGTTTTCTGCGTATCTGTCCTCGCTTACCGGCGTGGCCCGCATGCTTTCGGGAATGGTGCTACGGATCAACATGGCTGCGTCCTCGGTGGCGCGCGTTTTCGAGGTCCTTGACCTACGCCCAGACATTGCCGAACCCACCAATCCCCGTACGCTTCCAGGTGGTCCGATTGGACTCGCTTTGGACTCAGTTACGTTTTCAGACCAGGGTCGTCGGGTACTCAATGACCTCACTTTCCGTGCGAAGCCGGGTGAAACCCTAGCGCTCGTCGGGCCACCCGGATCAGGAAAGACGATGGCGGTTCAGCTATTGGGCAAGTTCTACGAACCCGAAACCGGAACCATCAGCCTCACGTCCGGCTCCGAAAGCATCGATTACCGCGAGGTGACCAAGGCCGAACTCCGGCGCGCAGTCATCACGGTATTCGACGAAGCTTTCCTGTTCTCGGCAAGCATCCGCGAAAACATCACGATGGGCGGCGAATACTCGCAAGCCGAGCTAGAGGCAGTCGCGCGCGCCGCGCAAGCCCACGAATTCATCACTGATCTCCCCGGAGGCTACGAAGAAGTCGTCGGCGAGCGCGGATTGACCCTATCCGGTGGTCAACGCCAACGCATCGCGCTGGCCCGCGCGCTTCTCGCCCGCCCACGTGTGCTGATCCTCGACGACGCCACCTCCGCCATCGACGCCACCACCGAAGCCCGCATTTACGACGCTCTGCGTCGCGACTTCACAGACGTCACGATCATCGCGGTCGCCCACCGCCACTCCACCCTGGAGCTGGCCGATCAGATTGCGCTCCTCGAAGGTGGCCATGTCACCGCGTTCGGCACCTTAGCGCACATGCGAAGCAACGCCCGGTTCTCCCACCTCATGGACCTCAACTTCCAAGAAACAACGGTCGAGGGCCTGCCATTCGACGACGGCGAAGAACCACCCTTCGTACAGCTCTGGCCGGAACAGAGTTCCCACGTGGAAGGGGAAGTTCCTGCCATGAGTGCGGCAACAATGCGCTCGGTCGCCTCGGCCACGGGCCCGGGTGGCGGAGGCAACCGTGGTGGCGGACCCGGTGGCATGATGGCATCCCTCCCGGCCACACCCGAGCTGCTAGCCGACGTCGCAAAGCTCCCGCCCGCGCTTGAACAGCCACGCATCGATGCTCACCACGCCCGAACTGATCGCAGCCCATTCCGCCTGCGACCACTATTTCGCCAGGTTCGTTGGCTCATTCTGGCCACCATGGCCTGCCTCTGCGCCGGGGTCGCGGCCGACCTCGCCTTCCCCACCTTGGTACGGCATGCCATCGACAAAGGCGTGATCGCCCACGATGCTACTCAGCTATGGATCGTCGCTGGCATTGGAGCGTTTGTGGTTTTTGCTAGCTGGGGCGTGGCAGTGGCTCAAACGATCTTGACGGCACGCACTGGTGAACGCCTGCTCTTTTCGCTGCGGCTGCGCTCCTACGCGCACCTGAACCGGCTGAGCATGGACTACTTCGAGCGCACAATGTCCGGGCGCATCATGACCCGCATGACCACCGACATCGATGCGCTGTCATCATTCCTCCAGACCGGCCTGGCCCAAGCGATCGTCTCGCTCAGCACCTTGATCGGAATTACGGCCATGTTGCTGGCCACCGATGCCACCCTCGCGCTTGTGGCGCTCTCCTCGCTGCCAATCCTGATCATCGCCACTGCAGTTTTCCGACACATCTCCTCGCGCCTCTACACCCTCTCCCGGGAACAAATCAGTACAGTCAACGCGCTGTTCCAAGAAAACATCTCTGGAGTCCGCATCGCCCAAACCCACGGCATGCAAGCTCACTCGAGGCGAATCTTCGCTGGTTTCGCCGAACAGTACCGCGTCTCCCGCATCCAATCCCAGACCGCGGTCGCCATCTACTTCCCCGGAATCAACATGCTTTCCGAACTTGCCAGCGCCGCAGTGCTGGGCGTGGGTGCCCACCAGGTGCTGCGTGGCGAAATCTCCCCGGGCATCCTCGTCGCCTTCATCATGTACATGGGTCTGTTGTTCGGCCCGATCCAACAACTCTCCCAGCTTTTCGACGGCTACCAGCAGGCCCAAGTCGGGTTCACCAGAATCCGCGAGCTGCTGGAAACGCAGCCGACGGTCGTCGATAAGGGCACCCAAGGCGGAGCCCACGAGGCGGCCGGGGGAACCATCGACTTGGATCGCGTTACCTTCGCATACGGACCGGACCAAGCGCCGGTGACGGAGGACTTCTCTCTCACCATTGCCCCCGGAACCACCCTTGCGCTGGTCGGGGCCACTGGCGCCGGGAAATCGACGACGATTAAGTTGCTCGCTCGCTTCTACGACCCCATCAAGGGCGAAGTCCGGGCGCGTGGAACTGACCTGCGCTCATTCCTATTGCAGGAATGGCGGGCGGCCGTAGGGCAGGTACCGCAGGAAGCGCACCTCTTTAGTGGCACGATCGCCGAGAATATCGCTTACGGCCGGCCGGAAGCTACTGAGGCAGAAATCACGGATGCAGCCCGACGCGTGGGCGCGCTCACCGCGATCGCTGCGATCCCCGGTGGGTTTAAGCATGAGGTCGGGGAACGCGGCCGAGGCCTGTCCTCGGGTCAGCGTCAGTTGATTGCCCTGGCGCGCGCCGAAATGATCGAGCCTCGCCTTATGCTCTTGGACGAAGCCACCGCCACGCTCGACCCGGCGACTGAGGCAACGATCTTGAATGCTGCTGACCGTTTGACTTCCTCACGCACCTCTGTGATCGTGGCCCACCGCCTGGCGACTGCCGCCCGCGCAGACCGAATATTGGTCATCGATAAGGGGCGTATCATAGAAGACGGTACGCATGCCTCCCTACTCAATTCGGGTGGGAGATATGCCGAAATGTGGAATGCCCACACCTAA
- a CDS encoding multifunctional oxoglutarate decarboxylase/oxoglutarate dehydrogenase thiamine pyrophosphate-binding subunit/dihydrolipoyllysine-residue succinyltransferase subunit, producing MSSASNFGQNQWLVDEMFQQYSADPQSVDAEWRELFEKQGAPANANSTTPITPAKATAEAAGASAPSAPSHAADKVNKGQAPSAAERGGRPLSDGPASTEAQRAASRKKKDSPLDRAGELPAAGDKALKGIFKAIAKNMDESLEVPTATSVRDMPARLMFENRALVNDHLKRNRGGKISFTHIIGYAMVKAVMAHPDMNNSYDVIDGKPTIKTPEHINLGLAIDLPQKDGSRALVVAAIKETEKMAFNEFVAGYEDIVKRGREGKLGMDDYQGITISLTNPGGIGTRHSVPRLTKGQGTIIGVGSMDYPAEFQGASEDRLAELGVGKLVTITSTYDHRIIQGAESGEFLRTMSQLLIDDSFWDHIFEAMGVPYTPMRWAQDVPNRGIDKNTRVMQLIEAYRSRGHLLADVNPLNYQQDGMPIPDHRDLDIATHGLTLWDLDRTFNVGGFAGRETMTLRDVLSTLRAAYTLKVGSEYTHIMDADERLWLQDRLEAGMPKPTRAEQKYILQKLNAAEAFENFLQTKFVGQKRFSLEGAESLIPLMDAAIDTAAGQGLDEVVIGMPHRGRLNVLANIVGKPFGQIFNEFEGNMSIDTAGASGDVKYHLGAEGKHIQMFGDGEIKVSLAANPSHLEAVNPVMEGIARAKQDILDKGPDGYTVVPLLLHGDAAFAGLGIVPETINLGKLRGYTVGGTIHVVVNNQIGFTTTPDSGRSSHYATDLAKAYACPVFHVNGDDPEAVVWVAQLATEYRRRFGKDVFIDLVCYRKRGHNEADDPSMTQPKMYDIIDNLPSTRAKYAADLLGRGDISEAEAEALARDFHEQLEAVFADVKAEEKKGPAKQEGITESQRLPRGLDTSITTAELGEIGDAWAQLPENFHAHTRVAPIAEKRAKSAREGGIDWGWGELIAFSSLANAGKTVRLAGEDVRRGTFTQRHAVMVDPTTAAEYNPVHELAVSKGNGGRFMIYNSALTEYAAMGFEYGYSVGNPEAVVAWEAQFGDFANGAQTIIDEYVSSGEAKWGQKSGVILLLPHGYEGQGPDHSSGRIERYLQLCAEGSMTVAQPTTPANYFHLLRRHALGELKRPLVVFTPKSMLRMKAATSSVEEFTEVKRFRSIINDPRIVDMLGNVIGDPAKIKTLLLVSGKLYYDLEKKRAKDGREDVAIVRLEQLHPIPYNRLAEIFEMYHNVEEVRFCQDEPANQGPWPFLALNLPELLPDMPRMKRVSRRAQSSTSTGINKVHQLEQEALINEALA from the coding sequence GTGAGCAGCGCTAGTAATTTCGGCCAAAACCAGTGGCTGGTAGACGAAATGTTCCAGCAATACAGTGCAGATCCACAATCCGTAGATGCGGAATGGCGCGAGCTGTTTGAAAAGCAGGGCGCTCCTGCAAATGCGAACTCCACTACCCCTATTACCCCTGCAAAAGCGACCGCAGAGGCAGCTGGAGCGTCCGCTCCTTCCGCCCCATCGCACGCCGCAGATAAGGTCAACAAGGGCCAAGCTCCATCGGCTGCTGAGCGTGGTGGTCGCCCGCTTTCCGACGGCCCAGCGTCTACCGAAGCTCAGCGCGCTGCGTCCCGCAAGAAGAAGGACTCCCCACTTGATCGTGCGGGCGAACTTCCAGCTGCAGGCGACAAGGCCCTGAAGGGTATCTTCAAGGCGATCGCTAAGAACATGGACGAATCCCTCGAGGTCCCAACGGCTACGTCGGTTCGCGACATGCCAGCTCGTCTCATGTTCGAAAACCGCGCTCTGGTCAATGACCACCTCAAGCGCAACCGCGGTGGCAAGATCTCCTTCACCCACATCATCGGCTATGCCATGGTCAAGGCCGTCATGGCTCACCCAGACATGAACAACTCGTACGACGTCATCGATGGCAAGCCAACCATCAAGACTCCGGAGCACATCAACTTGGGTCTGGCTATCGACCTTCCGCAGAAGGACGGTTCCCGCGCACTGGTCGTGGCGGCCATCAAGGAAACCGAAAAGATGGCCTTCAACGAGTTCGTTGCGGGTTACGAGGACATCGTCAAGCGTGGCCGCGAAGGCAAGCTTGGCATGGACGACTACCAGGGCATCACCATTTCCCTGACCAACCCAGGTGGCATCGGCACCCGCCACTCCGTCCCACGCCTAACAAAGGGCCAGGGCACCATCATCGGTGTCGGCTCGATGGATTACCCAGCCGAATTCCAGGGCGCTTCCGAGGACCGCCTGGCAGAACTCGGCGTAGGCAAGCTGGTCACGATCACCTCGACCTACGACCACCGCATCATCCAAGGCGCCGAATCCGGCGAGTTCCTGCGCACCATGTCGCAGCTGCTTATCGACGACAGCTTCTGGGACCACATCTTCGAAGCCATGGGCGTTCCTTACACCCCAATGCGCTGGGCACAGGATGTGCCAAACCGCGGCATCGACAAGAACACCCGCGTCATGCAGCTCATCGAGGCATACCGCTCCCGTGGCCACCTGCTTGCCGACGTCAACCCGCTGAACTACCAGCAAGACGGCATGCCAATCCCGGATCACCGCGACCTCGACATCGCCACCCACGGCCTCACCCTGTGGGACCTGGACCGCACCTTCAATGTCGGTGGCTTCGCAGGCCGCGAAACGATGACGCTTCGCGACGTCCTTTCCACCCTGCGCGCCGCCTACACCCTCAAGGTCGGCTCCGAATACACCCACATCATGGATGCCGACGAGCGCCTGTGGCTGCAGGATCGCCTCGAAGCGGGCATGCCTAAGCCAACCCGCGCAGAGCAGAAGTACATCCTGCAGAAGCTCAACGCCGCCGAAGCATTCGAGAACTTCCTGCAGACCAAGTTCGTCGGCCAGAAGCGCTTCTCCCTCGAGGGAGCTGAGTCCCTCATCCCGTTGATGGATGCAGCGATCGATACCGCAGCCGGGCAGGGTCTCGACGAAGTGGTCATTGGCATGCCACACCGTGGCCGTTTGAATGTGCTGGCTAACATCGTCGGCAAGCCTTTTGGGCAGATCTTCAACGAGTTTGAAGGCAACATGTCCATTGACACCGCTGGCGCATCCGGCGATGTCAAGTACCACCTCGGAGCTGAAGGCAAGCACATCCAGATGTTCGGTGATGGCGAGATCAAGGTCTCGCTGGCCGCGAACCCATCCCACTTGGAAGCTGTGAACCCAGTGATGGAGGGTATCGCCCGCGCTAAGCAGGACATCCTCGACAAGGGACCAGACGGCTACACCGTCGTACCGCTGCTGCTCCACGGCGACGCTGCCTTCGCGGGCTTGGGTATCGTCCCTGAGACGATTAACCTCGGCAAGCTGCGCGGCTACACCGTCGGTGGCACCATTCACGTGGTGGTCAACAACCAGATCGGCTTCACCACGACCCCAGATTCCGGTCGTTCCAGCCACTACGCCACCGACCTGGCTAAGGCCTACGCCTGCCCAGTTTTCCACGTCAACGGTGACGACCCAGAGGCCGTGGTATGGGTAGCTCAACTGGCCACCGAATACCGCCGTCGTTTCGGCAAGGACGTGTTCATCGACCTCGTCTGCTACCGCAAGCGTGGCCACAACGAAGCCGACGACCCATCGATGACCCAGCCAAAGATGTACGACATCATCGACAACCTGCCAAGCACCCGCGCTAAGTACGCCGCCGACTTGCTCGGTCGTGGCGACATCTCGGAGGCTGAAGCCGAGGCACTCGCACGGGACTTCCACGAGCAGCTCGAAGCTGTCTTCGCCGACGTCAAGGCCGAAGAAAAGAAGGGCCCAGCTAAGCAAGAAGGCATCACGGAGTCTCAGCGCCTGCCTCGTGGCCTGGACACCTCCATCACCACCGCCGAACTGGGCGAAATCGGCGACGCATGGGCACAGCTGCCAGAGAACTTCCACGCACACACCCGTGTTGCTCCGATCGCGGAGAAGCGCGCCAAGTCCGCACGCGAAGGTGGCATCGACTGGGGCTGGGGCGAGCTCATCGCCTTCTCTTCCCTTGCCAATGCAGGTAAGACCGTTCGCCTCGCAGGCGAAGACGTTCGTCGCGGCACCTTCACGCAGCGCCACGCCGTGATGGTGGACCCAACCACCGCTGCGGAATACAACCCAGTTCACGAACTGGCTGTTTCCAAGGGCAACGGTGGTCGCTTCATGATCTACAACTCGGCGCTGACCGAGTACGCCGCCATGGGCTTCGAATACGGCTACTCCGTGGGTAACCCAGAAGCCGTCGTCGCATGGGAAGCACAGTTCGGTGACTTCGCCAATGGTGCACAAACCATCATCGATGAGTACGTTTCCTCCGGCGAAGCAAAGTGGGGCCAGAAGTCTGGCGTCATCCTGCTGCTGCCTCATGGCTACGAAGGCCAGGGCCCGGACCACTCCTCCGGACGCATTGAGCGCTACCTGCAGCTGTGTGCGGAAGGCTCGATGACGGTTGCACAGCCAACCACCCCAGCTAACTACTTCCACCTGCTGCGTCGTCACGCACTGGGCGAGCTGAAGCGTCCGCTTGTGGTCTTCACTCCGAAGTCCATGCTGCGCATGAAGGCCGCAACTTCCTCGGTTGAGGAGTTCACCGAGGTCAAGCGCTTCCGCTCCATCATCAACGACCCACGGATCGTGGACATGCTCGGAAACGTTATCGGCGACCCGGCAAAGATCAAGACGCTGCTGCTGGTTTCCGGCAAGCTGTACTACGACTTGGAGAAGAAGCGCGCAAAGGACGGCCGCGAGGATGTCGCCATCGTCCGCCTCGAGCAGCTTCACCCAATCCCATACAACCGCCTGGCCGAAATCTTCGAGATGTACCACAACGTCGAAGAAGTACGCTTCTGCCAGGACGAGCCAGCAAACCAGGGACCATGGCCATTCCTGGCATTGAACCTGCCAGAACTGCTGCCTGACATGCCACGCATGAAGCGCGTCTCCCGACGTGCACAGTCCTCCACCTCGACCGGCATCAACAAGGTGCACCAGCTCGAGCAGGAAGCTCTCATCAACGAAGCCTTGGCATAA
- a CDS encoding shikimate 5-dehydrogenase gives MVNIVDRDTQMCMSLAARPSNHGVRFHNWLYAELGLNYIYKSFAPSDITAAIAGMRGLGIRGAGVSMPFKQDVIGLIDELDPSAARINSVNTIVNTNGHLKGYNTDYLAVASLLKTHQVDPGLKVAIRGSGGMANAVVAALADYGLRGTVVARNHNTGAALAGRYEWDYSTEVPTDAELLVNVTPLGMAGADEHVQAFSDEEISRATIVFDCVAYPVQTPLIQAAERLGKPVITGGEVIALQAAEQFVLYTGIRPTEAQVMAAEEFSQQD, from the coding sequence ATGGTAAACATCGTCGATCGCGACACTCAAATGTGTATGTCCCTAGCGGCGCGCCCCTCCAACCACGGCGTGCGCTTCCACAACTGGCTCTATGCAGAGTTGGGACTGAACTACATTTATAAGTCTTTCGCCCCTTCCGATATCACCGCAGCAATCGCCGGCATGCGCGGCCTCGGGATCCGTGGCGCGGGCGTGTCCATGCCGTTCAAACAGGACGTCATCGGGTTGATCGATGAGCTTGATCCTTCCGCGGCCCGCATCAACTCCGTGAACACCATTGTGAACACCAATGGCCATCTCAAGGGCTACAACACGGACTACCTCGCAGTGGCTTCCCTGCTCAAGACCCACCAGGTTGACCCCGGTCTGAAAGTAGCGATCCGAGGTTCCGGCGGCATGGCAAACGCGGTCGTTGCAGCGCTCGCGGACTACGGTCTCCGCGGCACCGTCGTGGCCCGGAACCACAACACCGGAGCAGCGCTCGCAGGACGCTACGAGTGGGATTACTCCACCGAAGTGCCAACTGATGCCGAATTGTTAGTAAACGTCACCCCACTTGGTATGGCAGGTGCCGATGAGCACGTCCAAGCCTTCAGCGATGAAGAGATCTCCCGCGCGACCATCGTGTTCGATTGTGTGGCATATCCAGTACAAACGCCGCTGATCCAGGCGGCTGAGCGCCTCGGTAAACCCGTCATCACCGGTGGCGAAGTGATCGCCCTGCAAGCAGCAGAACAGTTCGTGTTATACACCGGAATCCGGCCAACCGAGGCACAAGTCATGGCGGCAGAGGAATTTTCTCAGCAAGATTGA
- a CDS encoding MFS transporter has product MSTPQTPPHSKIPYEIWVLVSAAFIVALGYGIIAPIIPQFARSFDVSVAAAGAVISVFAASRLLFAPASGMLVDKLGSRRTYMAGLLVVAATTGSVAFAQEYWHILALRFVGGVGSTMFTVSAMGFVVRYSPPDIRGRASSAYASAFLIGNVLGPVLGALVEPLGMRTPFLIYGAALFVATAVVGVMLRPGYHGPEPVKVALPTLSVKDVWRHPSYQATLLSGFANGWMNFGVRVAILPLFAASIFHRGGAIAGLAMAAFALGSAIALQFSGRLADTIGRKPLIVAGLIVNLVFTGMLGFSTSTFLLIAFSLLAGVGGGLMNPAQQATLADIIGNEHSGGKVLANFQMAQDLGAILGPILVGMLADVYGYQFAFLSCSAVALVVALVWIVHGQETLVEASGRVKRVKG; this is encoded by the coding sequence ATGTCTACACCACAAACTCCTCCGCATTCGAAAATCCCTTATGAAATCTGGGTGCTAGTCTCGGCAGCGTTCATCGTGGCACTGGGTTACGGGATCATCGCGCCGATTATTCCGCAATTCGCCCGCAGTTTCGATGTTTCCGTAGCTGCTGCGGGTGCTGTGATCTCGGTATTTGCAGCCTCTCGGCTGCTGTTTGCCCCGGCGTCGGGGATGCTCGTCGATAAGCTTGGCTCGCGGCGAACTTACATGGCCGGACTGTTGGTGGTGGCGGCGACCACTGGCTCGGTGGCGTTTGCGCAGGAGTATTGGCACATTTTGGCGCTGCGTTTTGTGGGTGGCGTTGGCTCGACGATGTTTACGGTGTCGGCGATGGGGTTTGTGGTTAGATATTCGCCGCCGGACATTCGCGGGCGGGCAAGCAGTGCTTATGCGTCGGCTTTTTTGATCGGAAACGTGTTGGGTCCGGTCTTGGGAGCGTTGGTGGAGCCGCTGGGCATGCGAACTCCGTTTCTTATTTATGGTGCGGCGCTTTTCGTAGCGACGGCCGTGGTCGGGGTCATGCTACGCCCGGGCTATCACGGTCCGGAGCCTGTGAAGGTGGCTTTACCCACCCTATCGGTTAAGGATGTGTGGCGTCACCCTTCCTACCAGGCCACACTGCTCAGCGGCTTTGCTAATGGATGGATGAATTTCGGCGTCCGCGTAGCGATCCTCCCACTCTTTGCTGCTTCCATTTTCCACCGCGGAGGAGCGATCGCCGGCCTAGCGATGGCAGCATTTGCCCTGGGTAGCGCCATCGCATTGCAATTCTCCGGCCGGCTCGCAGACACCATCGGCCGAAAGCCACTCATCGTCGCCGGGCTCATCGTCAACTTGGTTTTTACCGGCATGCTCGGCTTCTCGACGTCCACCTTCCTACTCATCGCCTTCAGTCTCCTCGCGGGCGTCGGCGGAGGCCTAATGAACCCGGCGCAACAAGCCACGCTCGCCGACATCATCGGCAACGAGCATTCCGGCGGCAAAGTGCTGGCCAACTTCCAAATGGCCCAAGACCTCGGCGCAATCCTCGGCCCGATCCTCGTGGGCATGCTTGCCGACGTCTATGGTTACCAATTCGCGTTCCTCAGCTGCTCAGCGGTGGCACTCGTGGTTGCCCTGGTATGGATTGTGCACGGACAGGAGACTCTTGTGGAGGCTAGTGGGCGGGTAAAGCGGGTTAAGGGGTAG